The following are encoded together in the Amyelois transitella isolate CPQ chromosome 6, ilAmyTran1.1, whole genome shotgun sequence genome:
- the LOC106134586 gene encoding N(4)-(Beta-N-acetylglucosaminyl)-L-asparaginase isoform X1, whose translation MKKLYLFLLISFNSLNASRNIPIVITTWRFTNSTAAAWDVLKQGGVSLNAVEKGASVCEEMQCDLTVGYGGSPDENGETTLDAMIMDGKTMNVGSVGALRRIKNVISVARHVLEHSKHSILVGELATQFALQMGFTEESLTTPVSKQMWMKWRNEHNCQPNFWMNVQPDPTKYCGPYSEFKTNKHKNYMRRRKEHRMIDENNHDTIGIVAIDQTGNIAAGTSTNGAKFKMPGRIGDSPIPGAGAYADNNVGGAAATGDGDVMLRFLPSFLAVEEMRRGSSPRDAALTAIKRIAEHYPSFMGAVIAVSKNGDYAAACNGIPEFPFVVQDGSHETYKVNVIDCL comes from the exons atgaagaaattatatttgtttttattaatttcttttaattcattaaatgCCAGTAGAAATATTCCTATAGTGATAACAACTTGGAGGTTCACCAATTCTACAGCTGctg cATGGGATGTGCTAAAACAAGGTGGGGTTTCATTGAATGCCGTTGAGAAAGGAGCCTCAGTATGTGAAGAAATGCAATGTGACCTTACAGTAGGCTATGGGGGTAGCCCAGATGAAAATGGTGAAACTACACTTGATGCAATGATTATGGATGG AAAAACCATGAATGTTGGTTCAGTTGGTGCACTGCGTAggataaaaaatgtgatatcTGTAGCCCGACATGTTCTAGAACACTCCAAGCACTCTATTCTAGTTGGAGAACTGGCAACACAGTTCGCATTACAAATGGGGTTTACAGAAGAGAGTTTGACCACACCAGTATCTAAACAAATGTGGATGAAATGGAGAAATGAACATAATTGTCAACCTAATTTCTGGATG aacGTGCAACCCGATCCAACAAAGTACTGTGGTCCATACAGCGAGTTTAAAactaacaaacataaaaattatatgagaAGAAGAAAGGAACATAGAATGATAGACGAGAATAATCATGATACAATTGGGATTGTGGCTATTGATCAGACTGGCAACATAGCTGCAGGCACTTCAACCAATGGGGCAAAGTTCAAAATGCCagg AAGAATTGGAGATTCTCCTATCCCGGGCGCCGGGGCATACGCTGATAATAACGTGGGTGGCGCCGCTGCTACTGGTGATGGAGACGTGATGCTGCGATTCTTACCTAG ttttctaGCTGTAGAGGAAATGCGTCGTGGTTCGTCACCCCGCGACGCAGCACTTACCGCTATCAAAAGGATAGCTGAACACTATCCTTCATTCATGGGCGCTGTCATAGCCGTCTCGAAAAATGGGGACTACGCCGCTGCCTGTAACGGAATACCAGAATTTCCTTTTGTTGTTCAAGATGGATCGCATGAGACATATAAAGTGAACGTTATTGattgtttataa
- the LOC106134571 gene encoding probable DNA-directed RNA polymerases I and III subunit RPAC2 produces MKISELPGDEDSGLTCRTYVFQNESHTLGNALKCIISRYEDVQFCGYTVPHPAEAKMHFRIQSKNTPALEILKRGLKDLEKLCTHTIDLFENKVKEFHKS; encoded by the exons atgaaaatttcagag ttacCAGGAGATGAAGACTCCGGTCTAACATGCCGCACATATGTTTTCCAAAATGAAAGTCACACTTTAGGCAATgcattaaaatgtataatttcaagata TGAAGATGTCCAGTTCTGCGGATACACAGTCCCTCACCCTGCAGAAGCCAAGATGCACTTTAGGATACAGTCAAAAAACACACCAGCATTAGAGATATTGAAACGAGGACTAAAAGACCTTGAGAAACTGTGCACACATACTATAGActtgtttgaaaataaagtaaaagagtttcataaaagttaa
- the LOC106134586 gene encoding N(4)-(Beta-N-acetylglucosaminyl)-L-asparaginase isoform X2, giving the protein MKKLYLFLLISFNSLNASRNIPIVITTWRFTNSTAAAWDVLKQGGVSLNAVEKGASVCEEMQCDLTVGYGGSPDENGETTLDAMIMDGKTMNVGSVGALRRIKNVISVARHVLEHSKHSILVGELATQFALQMGFTEESLTTPVSKQMWMKWRNEHNCQPNFWMNVQPDPTKYCGPYSEFKTNKHKNYMRRRKEHRMIDENNHDTIGIVAIDQTGNIAAGTSTNGAKFKMPGIGDSPIPGAGAYADNNVGGAAATGDGDVMLRFLPSFLAVEEMRRGSSPRDAALTAIKRIAEHYPSFMGAVIAVSKNGDYAAACNGIPEFPFVVQDGSHETYKVNVIDCL; this is encoded by the exons atgaagaaattatatttgtttttattaatttcttttaattcattaaatgCCAGTAGAAATATTCCTATAGTGATAACAACTTGGAGGTTCACCAATTCTACAGCTGctg cATGGGATGTGCTAAAACAAGGTGGGGTTTCATTGAATGCCGTTGAGAAAGGAGCCTCAGTATGTGAAGAAATGCAATGTGACCTTACAGTAGGCTATGGGGGTAGCCCAGATGAAAATGGTGAAACTACACTTGATGCAATGATTATGGATGG AAAAACCATGAATGTTGGTTCAGTTGGTGCACTGCGTAggataaaaaatgtgatatcTGTAGCCCGACATGTTCTAGAACACTCCAAGCACTCTATTCTAGTTGGAGAACTGGCAACACAGTTCGCATTACAAATGGGGTTTACAGAAGAGAGTTTGACCACACCAGTATCTAAACAAATGTGGATGAAATGGAGAAATGAACATAATTGTCAACCTAATTTCTGGATG aacGTGCAACCCGATCCAACAAAGTACTGTGGTCCATACAGCGAGTTTAAAactaacaaacataaaaattatatgagaAGAAGAAAGGAACATAGAATGATAGACGAGAATAATCATGATACAATTGGGATTGTGGCTATTGATCAGACTGGCAACATAGCTGCAGGCACTTCAACCAATGGGGCAAAGTTCAAAATGCCagg AATTGGAGATTCTCCTATCCCGGGCGCCGGGGCATACGCTGATAATAACGTGGGTGGCGCCGCTGCTACTGGTGATGGAGACGTGATGCTGCGATTCTTACCTAG ttttctaGCTGTAGAGGAAATGCGTCGTGGTTCGTCACCCCGCGACGCAGCACTTACCGCTATCAAAAGGATAGCTGAACACTATCCTTCATTCATGGGCGCTGTCATAGCCGTCTCGAAAAATGGGGACTACGCCGCTGCCTGTAACGGAATACCAGAATTTCCTTTTGTTGTTCAAGATGGATCGCATGAGACATATAAAGTGAACGTTATTGattgtttataa
- the LOC106134562 gene encoding small ribosomal subunit protein uS5 — protein sequence MADAAPAGGRGGFRGGFGSRGGDRGRGGPRGRGRGRGRGRGRGKEDQKEWVPVTKLGRLVREGKIDKLESIYLFSLPIKEFEIIDFFLGPSLNDEVLKIMPVQKQTRAGQRTRFKAFVAIGDNNGHIGLGVKCSKEVATAIRGAIILAKLSVLPVRRGYWGNKIGKPHTVPCKVTGKCGSVTVRLIPAPRGTGIVSAPVPKKLLQMAGVQDCYTSARGSTGTLGNFAKATYAAIAKTYAYLTPDLWRDIPLTKSPYSEFKV from the exons ATGGCGGACGCTGCTCCAGCCGGTGGACGTGGTGGTTTTCGCGGTGGTTTTGGTTCTCGTGGGGGCGATAGAGGCCGTGGTGGCCCACGAGGCCGTGGACGCGGTCGTGGACGCGGCCGTGGTCGCGGGAAAGAAGATCAGAAAGAATGGGTTCCAGTAACTAAACTGGGCCGCCTGGTTCGCGAAGGCAAAATCGACAAACTCGAGAGCATTTACTTGTTTTCTCTGCCCATCAAAGAGTTTGAGATCATTGATTTCTTCCTTGGGCCATCTTTGAATGATGAGGTTTTGAAGATCATGCCTGTGCAGAAACAGACGCGTGCCGGTCAGCGTACGCGTTTCAAGGCGTTTGTAGCTATCGGAGACAACAATGGTCACATTGGGCTTGGTGTTAAGTGCAGTAAAGAAGTTGCTACTGCTATCCGTGGAGCTATTATCCTGGCTAAACTGTCCGTATTGCCTGTGCGCAGAGGCTACTGGGGTAACAAGATTGGCAAACCCCATACTGTACCATGCAAG GTCACTGGCAAGTGCGGTTCTGTCACCGTGAGGCTGATTCCTGCACCTCGTGGTACTGGTATTGTGTCTGCACCAGTCCCCAAAAAGCTGCTACAGATGGCTGGTGTCCAGGATTGCTACACATCTGCCCGTGGTTCCACTGGCACACTCGGCAACTTTGCCAAGGCTACTTATGCTGCTATTGCCAAAACGTATGCCTACCTGACTCCGGACTTGTGGCGTGATATCCCTCTGACGAAGTCCCCTTACTCTGAGTTCAAGGTTTAA